A genome region from bacterium includes the following:
- a CDS encoding type II toxin-antitoxin system RelE/ParE family toxin has product MGELVVLHYRGVYRTAFYYLKENGDNPVLDFIMGLQHKRPKECTKLRNNIYKVCDVQRPNKEIFHHQGDQIYDIKAHQARIFSFMDGSNLIMCHANIKKKDKTDRSDIDKVKLLRKEFYQRKGTKK; this is encoded by the coding sequence ATGGGTGAGCTTGTAGTGTTGCACTATCGAGGCGTGTACCGTACAGCCTTCTATTATTTAAAAGAAAACGGAGATAATCCTGTCCTTGATTTTATAATGGGACTTCAGCACAAACGCCCAAAAGAATGCACAAAATTACGCAATAATATCTACAAGGTATGCGATGTTCAGAGACCAAATAAGGAAATTTTTCATCATCAAGGAGATCAAATATATGATATTAAAGCGCACCAAGCCCGCATTTTTAGTTTTATGGATGGTTCCAACCTAATAATGTGTCACGCCAATATTAAGAAGAAGGATAAAACCGATCGTTCCGACATAGATAAAGTCAAGTTATTGCGTAAAGAGTTCTATCAAAGGAAAGGAACTAAAAAGTGA